The Callospermophilus lateralis isolate mCalLat2 chromosome 4, mCalLat2.hap1, whole genome shotgun sequence genomic interval CCACATTTTAAAAGATCTAGGAAAAAACTGCATCCCTAATATGAGCTTTCTAGAATGGCCCTTTATTTGGAAAGTTTCAGGCACTTCCGAATAGGTTGTGCATTAATTGCAGTGTGCTGCCCAGCAATAAAGAGGACTGCATATTTCCTACCAGTGTTAAAGAAAGAACAGTTCTATTAAGTGCTCCAATGAACTCCAGTTCATGGTTTACCAGGTGGCACCAGCTTCTCCACATCCTGACCAAACTCAAAGAACACACAGGAAAAACAGAAAGCGTAGGCAGCTCTGATACCCTTTGCAGAGTAAGTGCTGCTgccgcttttattttattttttaattcagtgACAGTTATGAAGTTGTAACTAAGAAAGGAAATGAGTTAAAATTCACTTAGGAAAAAGTTTGTAAAGGAGACTTCTTAATATACAAGATAAACTCTGGGATGGAAAGAATCCTAGTCTTTCTTTGATTGGTCTCACACAAACCATCCCTAAAAATCACCAATTTTCTTAAGCAAGACTCTAGTTGATGCATGGCTCATCAGACCTTTTGTTGTTCTTTGCTACCTTTTACTAGAAAGTACCAATGTTGCAAGGTAAGTAGTTGACAGGTCTGCTTTAAGGCCTCACATCTCTCTTGCAGATCACCAGCTTAATTCAAGCAGGTAGATACAAAAGCTTCAGAATGCCACCCAGTCCTACATGTTTAGATCTTATCTTTCCTGTAAAATAAAAGCATGTTAACATCAGACATGGAGTAAAGAATGAGAAAgacaggctggggctggggctcagcagtagagcatttgcctagcatgtgtgaggcactgggttcgatcttcagcaccacatataaatagattAGGGGCGGGGggcactgtgtccatctacaactaaaatttaaaaaataaagaacaagagAAAGACCCTGCAAGATACTCTAGAAAAGAAGGCTCTCCAACTCCCAAATATCAAACCCCACTCCACCCTTCCAGAGGCTTCCAGAGGATCCTGTGAATGACATCATTCTTCTCCCAAATCCTCTGGGATGATTAAAAACTGAAGCTTCTGGAATCAGACATTGTAAAGCTCACCTCCTCCATTACTCATCATGGCCTTGAGCAAATTAATCAACTCTCCAAGCCTCAGTTCCCACAGatacaaaatgaagaaacagtgaTAATCATACATCACAGAACCCTAATTAcagtgcctggatcccaagttcttcCTGACCATGAGCTTTCTCATCCCTATGATTGGCAGGGATAACTGCACAGGTCCAGCAGCAATGTTAGCGGTGGCAGTGCTCAGGCGACTTAGGAAGTAAGTAGCAGCAATGAGCTGGCAAGGCCTAAAGAAGTAACAAGCAGAAATTTCACGGGAAAAGTCATCTGTACCCGTGTTTAAAAAGatgtacagggctggggatgtggctcaagtggtagcgcgctctcctggcatgcgtgcggcccgggttcgatcctcagcaccacatacaaacaaagatgttgtgtccgccaataactaaaaaataaatattaaaaattctctctctctctccctccctctctctttaaaaaaaaaaaaaaaaaaaaaaaaaaaaaagatgtacatTCCTCGCCAGTAAGAGttaagatagctaaagggaaaggCATTAGGAGTGAAGTACATGCATCTAGAGACTGCCCATTTTTGTATTACCATGATGGGGACGCCAATGTCAGGCCACAGAAGGTCCTCTGATGGCAGCTTGGGAGAATTCCACACCACCACCACTTTGTTCAGGTACGGGAGGCCGTTCAGCCTCTCCAAGGAGTTCATGAGCACCTCCTCGCGCTCATAAGTCAACATCACCACTGTGAATTGCTCTCGGGGCACGTTACCACCAAGTGCGGCCTGAAACTCCTTGCCAGAACCCCCAGCCCCACCACCAATAGGCCGAAACCCAGTCCCTGAGCCCAAGAACTTGGCCTCTGAGGGCAGCACAGGGTCAAAGGGAGTGTGGGGAAAAAGATGGAAAGGTCCTGGAGCAGAGTTCCAGCTGCGGTAGAAGTCAGTGACAGTCAGAGTGAAGTTGCGGAGGTATTTGGGTGAGGCGTAGGGTGGCTCCGTTTCTACTGGCCCCAGGTCCAGGTCCCCGTTGTCAGCCATATTGGGGTCAGTTCCAGCCGCCTTGCCTGAACGATGGGGAATCTCAGCTGCTACCTCTTCCCGGATGGGAGCAGCTGGGATCTGAATGCGAGTCCTAATCATGGCCAGCACGGTATTAAAAATACTGTCAGCGGTGGAGAAGTAGGTCTCCCAGAGAAAGCGGCCTTGCCGCCTCATGGCCAGCAGATCACTGTCAGAGAGACTGCGTAACAGGAAGTGGACCTCGGTGACACGAGGCTTGGGCACCACGAGGGCCGCCTCGTTCCACTGCAGCATGTCCTGGTAAGGAAGCTGGACTTGTTCCCCTAGCACGACTGGGACAGCACCAACTTCCAGGGCTTCAAAGAGCCGTGTTGCACACCCAGAAGAAATAACCAAGCGAGGGTCCCCGGGAGTGATGATGAGGGCAAAGGTGGACAGCTTCAGTAACTCCAGGCGGTCCTCCCGCTCCCCACACAGTGCCCACTCAGTCGGCAGACTGGGCCTGGGCTGGTTTTTGCAGGTAAACTCCACTAGGACCTGATCTAACTTGCTGTCCTGGACGGCCTTCAGGGTGGCAATGATCCGATCGTCATAGTCAGCAGGAGGGTCACCTTCCATCTCCTCTTCAAAGGAGCGGGCCTCCTGAAGGCTGGATCTCAAGGATTCAATCTTCTCACCCTGGAAAGTAAAGAGATATTTCCGCTTCACTGGCACCTGCGGTGGGATTTCCATGAAATTGGGTTCTGACATGGCATGGACCAGCGGCGAGACCACCAAGTCAAAACCAGGTCTGTACTGCGCAGCATAGAAAGTGGACTGGGCCACCATGGCACGGCCTGTGCTGACATTGTATAGTAAATTCTGTGTGTCCGACTTACGTGACAGGTTGATGATGACGTGGTTGTGTCCATCTGTCCGCCAATGTGGTAGGGAATACAGCTGTTTCTCAAGGTCAGATGGCCGCAGCACGACTGGGTCCTGCATTTCTCCCACTAGTACCACATACAGGCAGGCAATGTCTGCATTTTCTGTAACATAAGCATTGGCTCGTGCTGTAGCCTGAAAAGCCTGCTTGACCAGGGGGTCCAGGTAGCTGCCCAAGGCAAACTGGTCACTGTCATAAACATAGACAGGAAAACCAGAGGTGAGAGGGCAGCGGGAATAATCAAAACAGTTGTGCAGGCGGCAACCCCGCGTGACCTTTGGGGGAGGAAGGCCAGTGTCATCCTTCTCTGGGAGCAGTCGGATAGGCAAAGAAAGTTTGGGCTGATTTTGGGCCATCAGCTCCTTGTAAGAATGCTCAGTCTGGCTAATGACATTCTTGAGCTGCAGCAGGTCCTGCTTGGCGTTTTCAATACTCTTCTTACAGGCTTCGATCTTTAGGTTCAGCTTGGCGATTTCGCTGTTCAGCTCCTGCCGCTTGGCTTCCAGCTGTAGGAGCTCCTCACTCACCGATTCGCGGATGCGGCAGAGGTCCAGCACATGCTTCACCTCACAGAGCTCATTACCCGCCCGTGGGCCAAAAATCCGTTTGCCAGCCTCGTCTGCCTCATCCAGTGTGGTGAGATAATAGTGAGCAATGAGGGGGAAGAAAACCAGGATGATGAACAGTGTAAAGCTGAGCCACGTGAGCCGGATGCGGTTGGACCAGCGCAGCATGCAGGTCTGACCTCCATTCCCCACTCCCCCATTCCGCAACATGGTATAACCCGTCATGAGTTCTCTTGCCCCTCTGATCACGTTGGGTCACTCGCCATAACCGTGAGTTTCTAGTCAGCAAAACACAACCTCTTTCTCACTCACACGTTCCTAAGAAAGTGAGTGCACTCCCTGTACAAGGCACCACATAAAATGGAAATTTCATCTTCCTCAGCTGCGAATGACATGGTCCCTGACCCTGTTCCAGCAGGTTTTAAGTTCTGGCTGTTGATCAAAGAGCACGTCCTTAATCTTCACTGAACAGTAAAAGGTACCACATTGCTGCTGAGTTGGAAGGGAGGTACCGCATGATAAAACCCAGGAAAAATATCCTGGAATCACAAAGGCCATTTCAAAGGCCATAGCTCTTGTTCCTTGGCTTTGCTGACCAACAAATATGCATAGTTTCTACTGCACAGTTGTACAGTTCCTGGTCAGGTCCGCTGGCATTAGAACCACTGGCTCTTATCCACGTCTTTGCCAACAGCCAAGCCTGCAAGAGAAAAAGAACCATGTCAGTGTGTTGAAAAGATCATGTTCAACACCACTCCCACCCCAGCACATTTCTAGAGAATGCTTCACCTTCTAGGATCAAACAACGTTGGAACAAGAGTGTGTTTCTCAGAGAACACTGCCAATCCAAGGCAGAGACGCTGCCTGGCAGGTGTACACTGCTCGTGGTTGGTAAGTGCCCTCAACAGCTTCAGTCTACACCCACCCCCACCCAGCCTCTTCCTGTTTAACTAGACCTAGAGCAGCACTAGTGCCCCATCAAATGATGATCAGCTAAAAATCAACAGTGGGCAAAGATGTCTGCAGTAACCATCTGGCCTCATTAGATGAAGAGAAACACCTTCCCACCAATCTTATTAGCAATGTTCACTTCCAATATTCAAACATCCTTTTGAAccacttaacaaaaaaaaaaaaactctaaaagGCTCAATTTCTTAAATTTACAACTGAAAAGAACTGAAGAGAACTCTTTTGTTCTTGAGCCAGTAGCAGATTCAGTAATCCGGAGACAAAGGGTATTTCCCAGTTTGCTTCTATTTATCTTCCATTAGCAGATACCATGTGCTCCTTCTTAAACCAGAAATAGTAACTTGGCCTTTTAGAAATAAGAGGCATCATTTCTTATCCTTGGGGGACAGATGTGCTATCAGACCACATGCCTATCAGGGCCCTAATCTTCCAAAATGGAGATGAGTGCGTGGAGGTAACAATATGTTGTGTGGCTCTGAAAATAAAGCAGAGCACATGAGGAACTTTTGGTTCTTCCATCTTGAAACAAATCCCCAGTCCTCTTCTCTCAAACTTTACCATCAGAGGCTACAGAATCTTTCCGCCTGCTCTCTCCACAAACTCGGCAAATCTAGAAGTCACTTATAATACACTGTGCCAAATTCCTGAAtgaatatttcatttatttcttccccCAAAAAGTGTTCACATACTCTTGATGCATCTGACAAGCTATCATAACTGGGAGGCTCTAGAACGCACAGTGGTCCTTGACTTCAGGAAATTCTCTTAGCCTGGAGACAAGATGGACACAGCAAGGGCACTGCCATAAGCCAGGGCTCAGCCACTCTCCAGCCTCCACCTGTGCTCAAGATGTACAACTATGAATGGTCTGGTAGAGTCTTCACTCACACGTAAGTAACAAAGAGCTGCTATCAGTGTTGCTAAAAGGTTTCAGCAGAACaagtaagaacaacaacaacaaaaaatctatCCAGGAAAATACAGAATTTGGATCATCTCAACCTAGATAAGTAACAGCTAGTCAAATACTGCGGAGAACCCAGGAAGGCCAGGATTTCACAGACCTGACATCGCCCTTCTGTTCCAAAGGGCTGACTCTCTCTGCGGCACTGACGGACAGGAGGGCACGGGGTAGAGGGCAAGACGAGCAGCAGCACAACACCACACACCAGGAGCCTCCTTTCTCAGGCTTATGTCACTTTATCCTTCCGTAAATAACTTCTGGAAATAGTGAACACCAGGGTTTGCTCTCCtgatttaaaaaggaaatataaaagtAGCACGCTACTAGTAAAATACCCAATGCTGAAGGTACTATTGAAGAATTTACTCAGTGTTCCTCTGAAAAAGCTCTCCTTGCATAAATAAAAAAACCACAGAATTCACTGTCCCAAAAGACACTCTCTTAAGTGAAAACAATTCTACTGATAACTACACTAGGACAACAGGTACAAAATGGGACCCTCACAGCAAACCACACAGCTATGTGACCCGCTTCCGTGCCTGAAGGAGAAATAAAACAGAACACTGAAATGTGGGAAATCCTTGCCTTTCCAAGTAGATGCTGAGCGATTTATAGATGATGGCACACCTGaaatctgtttcaaaataaacaagGGCGGTGAGGAGGGCCAGGTGAACCAAGAAGAGCCAGAGCTAACTGGTATTGGCACGGAATGATGAGTAAATGTGGGGAATTATGATATTACGTTCTTTGCTTTTGCTTACGTTTGAATTTCTCCATACcaaaaattccaaaaaaaaattacatacagaatgtaagcaaatgtttttttaaaagtcaCTCAGAGATTGACAATTCCTAGTCTAATATATCCAGTGCTACTAACTCACAGGTAGAGATGTGAGTAGAAACAAACATTCTAATGGAAACCAAGCTAGGTCCAGTGGCACACACCCATAAAATCCCCACTACTCAGGAAatttggggcaggaggatcacaagtttgaggccagccttagcaacttagtgagatcctgtctcaaaataaaaaataaaaacggctaggggaagctggagttgtggctcagtggtagagcgcttgcctggcatgtgtaaggccctgggttcgatcctcagcaccacatataaataaataaattaaagatccattgacaactaaaaaagagaaaaaaaaaatttaagtgctGGGGAAGGAGCTCAGAGgttaagtacccctaggttcagtccccagaactaataacaataataataatattaatagtgGAAAACAATAATTCAATAATAATTCAAAAGAACGCATCCCCATTAACTTCTATCTCTCTAACTGAAATAGGACAGAAGTCAATGTCCAACAGCAGGAACTTCCCTTCCTAAATAGCTAACTAAATTATTTAAAGCACAAAAGAAAACGACACTCAGGATCTCTTCTGTCATTCTCTGGAAAATGACAATGGAGTATCAGGATCTAGAAACAAATATCCCTGCAACACTGATAAGGGAACAACCTCTAGAGACTTAAGTCAAACACAGTTCATGGCTTACTAACTCTCAGTCATCCCCCAGAGCATGTAGACCTAACTTGCCAGCCTGCTTCTGTTCCTGACCCCATGACATACCCTACAGAGCAGCCAGGATGCTCTTCTTAAAACACAAATTAGATGTCTCTCTCCCTTTCCGGGGAATCACAGGAGACTCCCATTGCAATCACCCCTACCCGAGTGCAATGGCCCCCGCTGTTCCCTGTGCTCAGCCAACTTGGGCCACACCGGCCTTCTTCCAGCCCCTCGCCTTGCCAAGCTCTCTACTGCCTT includes:
- the Extl3 gene encoding exostosin-like 3, which produces MTGYTMLRNGGVGNGGQTCMLRWSNRIRLTWLSFTLFIILVFFPLIAHYYLTTLDEADEAGKRIFGPRAGNELCEVKHVLDLCRIRESVSEELLQLEAKRQELNSEIAKLNLKIEACKKSIENAKQDLLQLKNVISQTEHSYKELMAQNQPKLSLPIRLLPEKDDTGLPPPKVTRGCRLHNCFDYSRCPLTSGFPVYVYDSDQFALGSYLDPLVKQAFQATARANAYVTENADIACLYVVLVGEMQDPVVLRPSDLEKQLYSLPHWRTDGHNHVIINLSRKSDTQNLLYNVSTGRAMVAQSTFYAAQYRPGFDLVVSPLVHAMSEPNFMEIPPQVPVKRKYLFTFQGEKIESLRSSLQEARSFEEEMEGDPPADYDDRIIATLKAVQDSKLDQVLVEFTCKNQPRPSLPTEWALCGEREDRLELLKLSTFALIITPGDPRLVISSGCATRLFEALEVGAVPVVLGEQVQLPYQDMLQWNEAALVVPKPRVTEVHFLLRSLSDSDLLAMRRQGRFLWETYFSTADSIFNTVLAMIRTRIQIPAAPIREEVAAEIPHRSGKAAGTDPNMADNGDLDLGPVETEPPYASPKYLRNFTLTVTDFYRSWNSAPGPFHLFPHTPFDPVLPSEAKFLGSGTGFRPIGGGAGGSGKEFQAALGGNVPREQFTVVMLTYEREEVLMNSLERLNGLPYLNKVVVVWNSPKLPSEDLLWPDIGVPIMVVRTEKNSLNNRFLPWNEIETEAILSIDDDAHLRHDEIMFGFRVWREARDRIVGFPGRYHAWDIPHQSWLYNSNYSCELSMVLTGAAFFHKYYAYLYSYVMPQAIRDMVDEYINCEDIAMNFLVSHITRKPPIKVTSRWTFRCPGCPQALSHDDSHFHERHKCINFFVKVYGYMPLLYTQFRVDSVLFKTRLPHDKTKCFKFI